Within the Methanolinea sp. genome, the region CCGGTTCCAGCAGTGGAAACTCTGCCCGGTCTGCGGGGAGGCGTTCGAGGTCGGGAAGGCACAGGTGTACGTCGAGGTGGACGAGTACCAGGTCGCCGAGCAGATTGTCGGGCAGCTCGAGGAATACCTGCACAGGAACAAAAAGAAGGACCTCTCCGCCGAGGAACTCGCGGCACTCCGCGCGCAGTACGCGGAGTGGCTCCGGAAGAGGGCAGGCGGGGAGGACGTCACCATTTCTTCCCGCAACCCGGGCATAAGAGGGTGATCTCGCGCCCGCAGCGGGGGCAGTGGAGCCCTATCCTCTGGTTGTAGAGGACGGGGGACCCGCACCTCCGGCAGAGGATCTCCTGCTCGAACCCGCACTCGTGCCGGACCATGAGGAGGATATGGCGGGAGGGGGGAGAAAAAGTTTCTGAAGCGGTTATGGTGACCCCCGCGTCCTTCAGTGCCCGGGCGCGCCGGTCTCCTCCCTCTCAGAGAAGTAGTAGTACTCCCCCGCCGATTTCTGTTCCCTGTCGAGGTATGACCCCGGCTTGTTGATCCGCGGCCTGCCGGTCTTGTCCCTGCGGAACGTCACGTCGAGCTTCGCGAGGAACCTGTTCATCCCCTCCCTCATCCCGAAGGGGCCGGTCGCGACACCCCTCTCGCCCGGCACGCCGTCGAAGACGAGTATCCGGTCGCTGATCATGTCCACGAGGTAAATGTCGTGGTCGATGACGAGGATCGCGGCGTCCTTCCCGTCCACGAAGTGGCGGAACATCCGCGTGATCCTGACCCTCTGCTCGACGTCGAGGTGGGCACTCGGCTCGTCGAGGACGTAGAGGTCGGCCGACCGCGAGAGGCACGCCGCGATGGCGACCCTCTGGAGCTCGCCGCCCGAGAGCGTGTCGAGGGGCGACTGGAGGATGGGCCGGAGCGCGAGGGGCTCGAGGATGTCGTGCTGGTAGAGGGACGTGTCGAACTGGTTCGTGATGGACCGGAGGAAGAACTCGACGGTGTCCCCGCTCTCGGCCTTGATGTACTGGGGCTTGTAGGAGACCCTGAGGGGGAACCGGACGGCCCCCGCGTCCGGAGTCTCCACGCCCGCGAGGAGGCGCGCAAACGTGCTCTTCCCGATCCCGTTCTGGCCGAGCACGCCGAGGACCTCGCCCGCCCGGATGTCTCCCCCCGCGACCTCGAGGCGGAACCGGGAATAGGTCTTCTCCATGCGGGGGAACTCGAGGAGGATGGGCCTCTCAGACCCGTCCGCGTGGGTCCTCCTCTCGAAGACGACGGGGTAATCCCTGAACCGGACGTTCTCCTCGGGGAGGTACCCCGCGAGGTACTCGTTGATCCCGACCCTGACTCCCCTCGGCTGGGTGATGACACCGAAGACCGCGGGCTTTCCGTACGCGATGTGCACGACGTCGGCGAGCATGT harbors:
- a CDS encoding DUF1922 domain-containing protein, translated to MFLIIRCPGCRTFSYVDRFQQWKLCPVCGEAFEVGKAQVYVEVDEYQVAEQIVGQLEEYLHRNKKKDLSAEELAALRAQYAEWLRKRAGGEDVTISSRNPGIRG
- a CDS encoding DNA helicase PriA — translated: MVRHECGFEQEILCRRCGSPVLYNQRIGLHCPRCGREITLLCPGCGKKW
- a CDS encoding ribosome biogenesis/translation initiation ATPase RLI; its protein translation is MRIAVVHKDRCHSKKCGTECIIYCPKVRTGDETVILGEDQKAHISEELCVGCGICVKKCPFEAIDIVSLPEELDRPTHRYGENGFALYGLPVPAGGRVTGILGPNGIGKTTAIKILSGQLRPNLGVFHGERDWKEILKLYAGTELFDYLQTISQKKIRIALKPQYIDSIPRFFSGTPRELLRKTDERGKLSSLAEAMGLSPVLDRDISTLSGGELQRVALVACLARDADFYFLDEITPYLDIYQRVAAARLVRETALERPVVIVEHDLAILDMLADVVHIAYGKPAVFGVITQPRGVRVGINEYLAGYLPEENVRFRDYPVVFERRTHADGSERPILLEFPRMEKTYSRFRLEVAGGDIRAGEVLGVLGQNGIGKSTFARLLAGVETPDAGAVRFPLRVSYKPQYIKAESGDTVEFFLRSITNQFDTSLYQHDILEPLALRPILQSPLDTLSGGELQRVAIAACLSRSADLYVLDEPSAHLDVEQRVRITRMFRHFVDGKDAAILVIDHDIYLVDMISDRILVFDGVPGERGVATGPFGMREGMNRFLAKLDVTFRRDKTGRPRINKPGSYLDREQKSAGEYYYFSEREETGAPGH